The DNA segment AAGCCGTAGGTGTAAACCCACGGCTTTTTTATTCTAAAAGAAATATCTATTACGATTTGCTGCCCAATGATCGTTGTCTTACGGCCTCAAATAGCATTATCGAAGCAGCAACCGATACGTTGAGAGAATCGATCTTGCCCACAAGAGGGATCTTTACCCGCTTATTGGCAATCTTTAAAATCTCGTTGGAGACACCAGTATCCTCCGCTCCCATAACAATGGCAGTAGGAATGGTTAAATCAACACTATAGAGACTGGCATCCGCTTTTTCGGTGGCAGCCACTACCTGAAATCCATTCTGCTGAAGGTATAGCGTTGCGTATTTTAACAGTTTTACACGACACACCGGAATAATATTCAATGCTCCGGCCGAAGTCTTTAGGGCATCGGCATTAATCTGGGCCGATCCTTGTAGAGGAATAATGATGGCATCGGCACCTGCACACTCGGCACTACGGGCAATGGCACCAAAGTTTCTTACATCGCTCACCTGATCGAGCAGCAGAACCAAGGGCACTTTACCTGTTTCGAGGATTGCCGGAATAAGGTCTTCCAATTCGGCAAACTCTATGGGCGACATATATGCTACAACTCCCTGATGATTACTGGAAGTAACTCTATTCAATTTCTCGATTGGAACCTTTGAAACCGGGATGTTGTGCTGTAACAGAAGATCGAAAAGCTCATTGTAAAGTTCGCCATCCAAATCTTTCTTAACCAATACCTTTTCGACTGTGCGGCCAGCATTTACTGCTTCCATGATTGGCCGTATCCCAAAAACTAAGTCGCCCTTATCGGGTCTCACCTTATTATCGGAATACTGATCCCGGTTGCCCTCACCGCTGCGCTCGCGGGAGCCTTCGCGGCTACTTCCACCATCGCGATTACCATATCGGCTACCTTCACGGCTGCTACCGCCATCACGATTACCATATCGGCTACCTTCACGATTGCTTCCACCATCGCGATTGCCAAATCGGCTAACCTCACGGCTGCTTCCACCATCGCGATTGCCAAATCGGCTACCTTCACGGCTGCTTCCGCCATCACGATTGCTACTTCCGCTGCTGTTACCGCTCTTATCACGGTGGCTATCGCCGTGTCTGTCTCCGTCTTTTCGGAAATTGTTCGATCTTTCCACTTTACTCTATTATTACGTTTTCTTTACTTCAATTTCAAACCGATTTTGGGGAAAAACAACTGTTATTCCATGTTGTCTTCATCCTCTTCCTCGTAAATAAATGGTTTTCCTTTTTTCCAACCATCCTCAATTACGCTCCACTTTAGGTTACTGGAACGCATGTAATCCAAAACGAAATCGTTGGGACTGGCACTACCGGGTTTATACCTAAAATGGAACCGAGTAGACTTTTTCCCACTCGCATGTCCATAAATCCAAACCTCGTTTAGCCCATACCTAAAAATTCGAGTAGGAAGTCCATATACCATAAAAATCATACCTCTATCCGTCTTCCAACCCTCCTTATACGACGAAAAATAATAGTTGGCCAGAAATAATCGATTATAATATATGCGAATCAGTTCGCGTGATGCTTCGTGATTGCCGGTTCTCGAAAGCCATAGACTATCCAACAGAAGTTTACTATTTGTTGCAGTAAATCCACTATCCGTTACGCGCGATTCGATATACACCATCGATTCCACAAGTTGATTTGGCGAAACCCGGCGGGGAAACCCGGTAGTAAATCTTCCCAGCATTAACCCTTTTCCTTGTGAGGAATCAGCACTGATACAGTATGTACCTTCGTATGGAAAAGAAACTCTCTTGCCTCCGATTTTCCATACGCTATCGGGCAATTCTGGCAAATACTCTCTTATGGCCCTTACCGGTGGCGGCGATACCGAAAGATTTCGGTAGAAAAATATATACGTGCTATCGAGGCTCCGCATAGGATGATCAACCATAACGATACCGCCCTCGCGCACCGCCATCCCAAAGAAAACAGAGCCATCGGGATTGGTTGTTCTATACCATTGTCCCGTATTACGGTTGGTCTTATCCACCATCATCAGAACAATTGCAGTTTGCTCCCTCAGCACATCGGTTACCGAAAATTTCATCACATAGCACTCACCGAGGGTTGCCCTAACCGGTAACTTGCTATACATGCTTGGTTTTCGAAGGCTATTTTGATCGATTGTCACCACAAGCGAAGCGGTATCAACTGCAACCAAACTATCCTTTACGTTATAGAGCTCCATGTTAAAACGAACACTTCCTCGCAGAACGGAATCTGGATTACTTGTGCTCATCAATATCTCCTTTGGATAGAATAGAATATTGAGCTCCGAAAGAGAATCGTTCAAATGAAATACCTTAACCTCTGGGTGAACCGAATTGGCCGCGGGGTTGTAGCTGTCGGTAAGTTTTACCGATTGCTGAGCCCGACGGTTGCCTGCACACGACACCATAACTACTCCAAGAGCAATCAGTATTGTTGTGCGAAAAGGCGAACGATAGGTTTTAAGCATTACAACTGTATTGTATTTCGATAGTATTGTTATGCAATATAAAAAAACTAAACTACATGAGTTAATCTACGCCTAATTCAAGAACGTGATTCTTCATAATGGAAACAAAATTATTATCTGGCAACAAGAACTCCGAGTTGTTATATATTTCAGAGACTAAATTATCCCACGTTCCTGCTCCAGCTTCTCCTTCTCAGAATTCAACAATTCCCAGTCGGCAAGCAATCCCTCAACCTCGTGCTTCAGTTCTTGATAGTGCCTAAATACATCGCTAACAGACTGGTTTGGCGTATTCTGCTCTGGATTTGCAAGCAAAATATCTATCTTAGCGATCTCGGCCTCCTTGGCTTCAATCTTCTTTTCACAATCGGTAATGCGCGTAACCACCTTACGGATTACCTTATCCATCTCCTTCCTCTCGGCATAGGAGAGTTTATTCTCTCCGGTCGACTTTGCTGCCGATTCCGTCTGTTGTGCTACGGTCTTTCGTTCTAACTCCTTAAGCGATTCCATCTTGCGGCGCTTCAAGAAGTCATAAATTCCGCCTAAATGCTCCTTCACTTTTCCACCTCTAAACTCAAAGAGCTTATCAACCAACCCATCGAGGAATTCTCTATCGTGCGACACAATAATCATGGTGCCATCATATTTCCTGAGTGCCTCCTTCAGAATATCCTTCGAAACGATATCCATATGGTTCGTAGGCTCATCAAGAATCAGTAGGTTATAGGGTTGAAACATCAACTTGGCCATGGCCAGACGCGAACGCTCACCACCCGAAAGCACCTTTACCTTTTTGTCGACATCGCTACCGCGAAAAAGAAAGGCGCCAAGAATATCCCGAATTTTTGTGCGGATATCGCCAACAGCAATATCATCGATGGTTTCAAAAACGGTCATATTGCCGTCCATCAGGTCGTCCTGATTTTGGGCAAAATAGCCTACAAGCACATTGTGGCCCATTTTAGCAAACCCTTTGGTTGCTTCTAAATCGCCAACGGCAATACGCGAAAGTGTTGATTTTCCCTCACCATTTCGACCGACAAAAGCGACCTTTTCGCCCCGCTCAATCTTAATATTCACGTCCGAGAACACCACATGTTTTCCAAATGCCTTGGTTAGGTCTTCGGCCTCCATCACCACCTGTCCCGATCGGGGAGCCGCAGGGAACTTAATGTTCATGGCAGAGGTATCTTCCTCATCTATTTCGAGCCGCTCAACCTTGTCCAGCTGCTTAATTCTACTCTGAACCTGAACAGCCTTGGTAGCCTTTGATCGGAACCGATTGATAAAGTCTTCGGTATCCTCAATCATCTTTCGCTGGTTAAGGTACGCGGCCATCTGCTGCTCACGTCGTTCCTTACGCAGCTCCATATAGTGCGAGTAGGAAGCTTTATAATCATGGACTTTGCCCAGAACAACTTCAACCGTTCTATTGGTAACGTTATTAAGGAATGCCCTGTCGTGCGAAATAAGAACTACCGCTCCCGGATATTCGGTTAGGTAATCTTCCAACCATTGAATACTTTCAATGTCGAGGTGATTTGTAGGCTCATCGAGCAGGATGAGGTTAGGCCGTTGGAGGAGAATCTTTGCCAACTCAATACGCATTCGCCATCCACCCGAGAACTCGGATGTTTGCCTCACAAAATCTTTTCGTTCAAAACCCAGTCCAAGCAGCGTTTTCTCCACTTCCCCTTCGAGGCTAGCTCCTCCCACCATCGCGTGGCGTTCGTTGACATCCGAGTAACGCTCCACCAATTTAGAATACTCGTCCGATTCGTAATCGGTGCGCGTAGAAACCTCATGGCTCAAATACTCCATCTCTTTCTCCATCTCCAGCACATCCGAAAAGGCAAGAGATGCCTCTTCCATCACAGTTCTTCCGTCTTTCACTTCAATGGTTTGGGCTAAGTATCCCAATGTAGACCCCGAAACTGAACTTATATTACCCGATGTGGGCTTCTGCATCCCATATAGTATCTTTAAAAGGGTAGATTTCCCTGCACCATTGCGCCCAACCAATCCTATTCTATCGCGGGGATTTATCATAAAGGAGATCCCCTTTAGCAAATCGAAACCGCCAAAAGAGACCCAAACATCATTTACCGAAACCATATTTCCTCAAGTGTTTAGGGTGCAAAAGTAGCAAAATTTGGCGGGAATGAGGGTGTTTTTGGTATTGTTGACCGAGATTAAAATTGTGAATTGATTGTCGACCTTCACAATAGATGATAAAAGGGGAACCATTTAGCTCCCCTTTTATGGTTTTAAGTCGAATGCGAACCGTTACTCAAACTTCCGGCTACCATCCTTTTGGAAAGCATACTTCATGGTAATATAACCGCCCAATGCTGCTTCGTTATAATAATCTTTCAGCCAAACTTTTGCATATTTTCCCTTGGCGGTTCTAATTACGAAGATGTCATCGGAAAAGAGATAGCCAGGAGGACCATTGTTGGAGTTAACGGAGGTAATCCATTTGCTTACAAGCGTATCGCCGGGAACATTAACATATACTAATGGTTGTGCATACACTTCCAAAATATTAATGGTTGTATTCAGCGAATATCCCGAAGTAGGTGCCTCCGTAACTGAGGCGAAGGGAACCTTGCCGGCATTATACGAGCCACCTTGACCAATTCCCGATGCGCCACAGTTTACGCGAATATCGCCACGGTGAAAGGCAATATCCCAATCGGTGGACTTCTTGAAATCGGCCACAGTCGCCACGACACCGGTCTCAAACGAGAAGTAAGTCCACTTGTCGAAGGCCGAAGCATTTAAAGTTACAACGCTTCCCACAGCTGGGGTTACGGAGTTATCATCCTTTTGGCAGGATGATACAAAAACGGTTGCACTCAAAAGAGCGAAACATGAAATAATTAATTGCTTTTTCATCATATTCTGTTTGTATTAGGTTTCATTGTTTTTAAAAATTATAGGCCACCGACACATAAAACCGGCGTCCCACCGAAGTGGATGTGTTAAATGTCACAATTGGAGCTTTGTAGTTGAAAAGGTTTTTAACCCCAGTATTTATAGCAAAATGTTCTCCAAGGCGATGGTATAAATTAAGGTTCCAAAGAGAGTAAACCGGATATGAGGTGTGGTAGAATTGGTTATTGCCGGCATCCAGCTCGCTAACATCCTTTGGCCCGGTAATCCGCCCCGAAAGATTTGCCACCAGCTCATATCGCCCCTTCTTTAGAGTGTATTCGGCCTGAGTCGTAACGCTATGCGGACAAATGGCTGCCTGCTTTACTCGTTCGCTGCTTTCGAACACTTTGTAATATACATACCCGGCCTTTAGTTGAACACGAGGTACCACTCTCCAGCGTGCCAGCAACTCGGTAGAGAACACCCTCCATCGTTCGAAATTTGAATAGTGAAACTCCGATTGGTTTTCGGACCAGTAGCCGTTGATCTTTTGCGAAAGATGGTTGTAGGAGGCAATTAACGTGGCATTGAGCTTCCGGTTGGTGTTTACATAGTCGGTTGAAAAGGAGAAGAAATTGCTGGTTTCGGTTTTTAAATCCTTATTGCCATATATGGTAAACATCCCCAAATGGCTCCATTCCGAGTATAGTTCCTTGAGCGTGGGAGAGCGGAATCCCTGGCCATAGGTTAACCTATAGTTCCAGAATCCATGCACCGACCGAATGGTAACCGATGGGGTAAAATTCTCGCCATAAACAGAGTTGTAACCCGAACGTAAACTTGCCACAATCCCCACGCTAGGCGTAACAGAAAACTCATCCTGAAGCACCACAACCACATCGGAAATATCATGGTAAATATTGCTGTTGGCAACAAACATAGCACTCTTGAGATACTCATGCTGAAATTCCAAACTAGTCTGAATGGCGTGCCGTGTTTTGTAGTTGCCATTGAAAATTAGCTTTGCATTGTCAAAGCCATTCTCGTAGTTAAGGCTGTTTTCACCATTCTTCTCCGAATGGTCGTATTTCCCATACACATCGTGGTTGAAAGAGAGCCGCAGAGCAGAACGGTTGCCAATCTTTCGTTCGCCAAAGCCACCCAGAGTATAATCGGTATAAAGATCATGGCTCCCATTGCGGGAAAAGTCAAACTCCTCATGGTTGTAGTAGCTTCCGCGAATTTCGGCACTCCAAACAGCACCCTTATAGCCCGATTTGTTCGACAAGGTATAGTCCCGAAACCCATTCACTTCG comes from the Williamwhitmania taraxaci genome and includes:
- a CDS encoding GWxTD domain-containing protein; this translates as MLKTYRSPFRTTILIALGVVMVSCAGNRRAQQSVKLTDSYNPAANSVHPEVKVFHLNDSLSELNILFYPKEILMSTSNPDSVLRGSVRFNMELYNVKDSLVAVDTASLVVTIDQNSLRKPSMYSKLPVRATLGECYVMKFSVTDVLREQTAIVLMMVDKTNRNTGQWYRTTNPDGSVFFGMAVREGGIVMVDHPMRSLDSTYIFFYRNLSVSPPPVRAIREYLPELPDSVWKIGGKRVSFPYEGTYCISADSSQGKGLMLGRFTTGFPRRVSPNQLVESMVYIESRVTDSGFTATNSKLLLDSLWLSRTGNHEASRELIRIYYNRLFLANYYFSSYKEGWKTDRGMIFMVYGLPTRIFRYGLNEVWIYGHASGKKSTRFHFRYKPGSASPNDFVLDYMRSSNLKWSVIEDGWKKGKPFIYEEEDEDNME
- the rlmB gene encoding 23S rRNA (guanosine(2251)-2'-O)-methyltransferase RlmB, translated to MRPDKGDLVFGIRPIMEAVNAGRTVEKVLVKKDLDGELYNELFDLLLQHNIPVSKVPIEKLNRVTSSNHQGVVAYMSPIEFAELEDLIPAILETGKVPLVLLLDQVSDVRNFGAIARSAECAGADAIIIPLQGSAQINADALKTSAGALNIIPVCRVKLLKYATLYLQQNGFQVVAATEKADASLYSVDLTIPTAIVMGAEDTGVSNEILKIANKRVKIPLVGKIDSLNVSVAASIMLFEAVRQRSLGSKS
- a CDS encoding HmuY family protein yields the protein MMKKQLIISCFALLSATVFVSSCQKDDNSVTPAVGSVVTLNASAFDKWTYFSFETGVVATVADFKKSTDWDIAFHRGDIRVNCGASGIGQGGSYNAGKVPFASVTEAPTSGYSLNTTINILEVYAQPLVYVNVPGDTLVSKWITSVNSNNGPPGYLFSDDIFVIRTAKGKYAKVWLKDYYNEAALGGYITMKYAFQKDGSRKFE
- a CDS encoding ABC-F family ATP-binding cassette domain-containing protein, translating into MVSVNDVWVSFGGFDLLKGISFMINPRDRIGLVGRNGAGKSTLLKILYGMQKPTSGNISSVSGSTLGYLAQTIEVKDGRTVMEEASLAFSDVLEMEKEMEYLSHEVSTRTDYESDEYSKLVERYSDVNERHAMVGGASLEGEVEKTLLGLGFERKDFVRQTSEFSGGWRMRIELAKILLQRPNLILLDEPTNHLDIESIQWLEDYLTEYPGAVVLISHDRAFLNNVTNRTVEVVLGKVHDYKASYSHYMELRKERREQQMAAYLNQRKMIEDTEDFINRFRSKATKAVQVQSRIKQLDKVERLEIDEEDTSAMNIKFPAAPRSGQVVMEAEDLTKAFGKHVVFSDVNIKIERGEKVAFVGRNGEGKSTLSRIAVGDLEATKGFAKMGHNVLVGYFAQNQDDLMDGNMTVFETIDDIAVGDIRTKIRDILGAFLFRGSDVDKKVKVLSGGERSRLAMAKLMFQPYNLLILDEPTNHMDIVSKDILKEALRKYDGTMIIVSHDREFLDGLVDKLFEFRGGKVKEHLGGIYDFLKRRKMESLKELERKTVAQQTESAAKSTGENKLSYAERKEMDKVIRKVVTRITDCEKKIEAKEAEIAKIDILLANPEQNTPNQSVSDVFRHYQELKHEVEGLLADWELLNSEKEKLEQERGII
- a CDS encoding TonB-dependent receptor → MRYRIILIIVSSVFWTQLFAQIDGTTNQVLVIERGTGKPLPYAAVCWQNLAGGNTGHSITNELGFAKLDNIQGQMLVAVSCLGYKTFLDTLKFGQNITVEMAEDIFNLDQVTVTGTRTPRSLKETPILTQLVTRRDIQSTSALTVKDVLEMEIPSIEMGQHGGGATLKTQGLEGKYTLVLIDGERMAGETDGNVDFSRISAVNIEQVEIVRGAGSALYGSNALGSVINIITKKPGKSIDVAIDLQYAEQNQQNNSSAEIATYEDQYLRTFYRNQDRPNLNGNVSIGFKNSQWYTNSFFGFKSEDAFKLFNTKGQTKYFSVQDSMVHEEVSSVPTEVNGFRDYTLSNKSGYKGAVWSAEIRGSYYNHEEFDFSRNGSHDLYTDYTLGGFGERKIGNRSALRLSFNHDVYGKYDHSEKNGENSLNYENGFDNAKLIFNGNYKTRHAIQTSLEFQHEYLKSAMFVANSNIYHDISDVVVVLQDEFSVTPSVGIVASLRSGYNSVYGENFTPSVTIRSVHGFWNYRLTYGQGFRSPTLKELYSEWSHLGMFTIYGNKDLKTETSNFFSFSTDYVNTNRKLNATLIASYNHLSQKINGYWSENQSEFHYSNFERWRVFSTELLARWRVVPRVQLKAGYVYYKVFESSERVKQAAICPHSVTTQAEYTLKKGRYELVANLSGRITGPKDVSELDAGNNQFYHTSYPVYSLWNLNLYHRLGEHFAINTGVKNLFNYKAPIVTFNTSTSVGRRFYVSVAYNF